A genomic region of Leptospira barantonii contains the following coding sequences:
- the nhaC gene encoding Na+/H+ antiporter NhaC has translation MRTITPGLFESLIPVIVLVMGLGYAGVVFGNGTVDGPAQMLLILSGTVAGLLGIRLGVKWEFLEDQILESLKNVLKPVLILLLIGSLIGVWIWSGIVPSMIVWGLKILKPSFFLATACILSSVVSLITGSSWSTAGTVGVALMGIGTTLDISPGIAAGAIVSGAYFGDKLSPFSETTNLASSIAGTPLFTHIQHMLYTTLPAFFIALVFFTWAGFGYHGSEIGDQKVQEVIRLLEGSFRIHPALLVPPILTFVLIYFKIPAIPSILAGILSGVLSGIFLQHPDLNFQEVYKQVLNAASKGNSTRTGNPITDALLSRGGMASMLPTVWLIFSAMFFAGAMEGAGFIQKITKGILKYANTDRSLLTGTILTSISANLLSSDQYLSILVPGKMFKKSYEEHGLDSKNLSRALEDSGTMTSALVPWNTCGSFMAAALGVPVVVFLPYAVLNLCSPIISLICAWTGWTIRKKEVQ, from the coding sequence ATGAGAACGATCACACCCGGTTTGTTCGAATCCTTAATCCCGGTGATCGTTCTCGTGATGGGACTCGGTTACGCGGGAGTCGTATTCGGAAACGGAACCGTGGACGGTCCGGCTCAGATGCTTTTGATTCTTTCGGGAACCGTTGCCGGTTTGCTCGGAATTCGTCTCGGAGTGAAATGGGAATTTCTGGAAGACCAGATTCTCGAGTCGCTGAAGAACGTCTTAAAACCTGTGCTCATCCTTTTATTGATCGGTTCCTTGATCGGAGTTTGGATCTGGTCGGGAATCGTTCCCTCGATGATCGTATGGGGTTTGAAAATTCTCAAACCCTCTTTCTTTTTGGCTACCGCTTGTATCTTATCCTCCGTGGTTTCTTTGATTACCGGAAGTTCCTGGTCCACGGCGGGAACGGTAGGAGTCGCTCTTATGGGAATCGGAACCACTCTCGACATCTCTCCGGGAATCGCGGCGGGTGCGATCGTATCGGGCGCGTATTTCGGAGATAAACTTTCCCCCTTTTCGGAAACCACGAATCTCGCTTCTTCGATCGCGGGAACACCGTTGTTTACGCATATTCAACATATGTTATATACTACCTTGCCGGCGTTTTTTATCGCGCTCGTATTTTTTACTTGGGCTGGTTTCGGTTATCACGGTTCGGAAATCGGAGATCAAAAGGTTCAGGAAGTGATCCGTCTTCTGGAAGGTTCGTTTCGGATTCATCCGGCCTTGCTCGTTCCTCCGATCTTGACCTTCGTGTTGATCTACTTTAAGATTCCCGCGATCCCGTCCATTCTCGCGGGAATTCTTTCCGGGGTTTTATCCGGAATTTTTTTACAACATCCGGACTTAAACTTTCAGGAAGTTTACAAACAGGTTTTGAACGCCGCTTCCAAAGGAAATTCCACAAGAACCGGAAACCCGATCACGGACGCTCTTCTTTCTCGGGGAGGAATGGCATCGATGCTTCCTACCGTGTGGTTGATTTTTTCGGCGATGTTTTTTGCGGGTGCGATGGAAGGCGCCGGTTTTATCCAAAAGATCACCAAGGGAATATTGAAATATGCGAATACGGATCGATCTCTTTTGACGGGAACGATTCTCACGAGCATTTCGGCCAATCTTCTTTCTTCGGATCAATATCTTTCGATTTTGGTTCCGGGAAAGATGTTCAAAAAATCGTATGAAGAACACGGACTCGATTCTAAAAATCTTTCGAGAGCCTTGGAAGATTCCGGAACGATGACATCCGCTTTGGTTCCCTGGAACACCTGCGGTTCCTTTATGGCCGCCGCGCTTGGCGTTCCCGTGGTCGTGTTTCTTCCCTATGCGGTTCTAAATCTTTGCAGTCCGATCATTTCTTTGATCTGTGCCTGGACTGGATGGACGATTCGAAAGAAGGAAGTTCAGTAA
- a CDS encoding M23 family metallopeptidase gives MSNKMKIGFCILSILIIGFLIPQNFVIPVQDAGRSSYRSDSFWFYPWGRSITHKGVDIFAPRGKEIRSSVSGIVIFRGNIDMGGNVVLVLGPKWRIHYYAHLEEIESNVLLFVNKGSKIGTVGNTGNAIGKPTHLHYVIVTIFPYVWLADQSIEGWKKMFYLNPIPDLTAAEEEASNESGEKR, from the coding sequence TTGAGCAATAAGATGAAAATCGGTTTTTGTATCCTTTCGATTCTAATCATCGGATTTCTGATTCCGCAAAACTTCGTTATACCCGTGCAGGATGCGGGTCGTTCGAGCTATCGTTCCGATTCGTTTTGGTTTTATCCCTGGGGAAGATCAATCACTCACAAAGGAGTGGATATTTTTGCTCCGCGCGGGAAGGAAATTCGTTCTTCCGTTTCAGGAATCGTAATCTTCCGAGGAAACATTGATATGGGAGGCAACGTGGTTCTCGTATTAGGCCCCAAATGGAGAATTCACTACTACGCGCATTTGGAAGAAATCGAATCCAATGTTTTGTTGTTCGTAAACAAAGGATCGAAAATCGGAACCGTCGGAAATACCGGAAATGCGATCGGCAAACCGACTCATTTGCACTACGTGATCGTTACGATTTTCCCTTATGTATGGCTTGCGGATCAAAGCATAGAAGGTTGGAAAAAAATGTTTTATCTGAATCCGATTCCTGATTTGACCGCGGCAGAGGAAGAGGCATCAAACGAGAGCGGTGAGAAGCGTTAG
- a CDS encoding isocitrate lyase/PEP mutase family protein, which yields MALSQIEKGEIFRRLHDRGTFIMPNAWDAGSARMLAGSGFASIGTTSAGIAFAAGLPDHQILDRDSMLEYIQNIVCSLDVPVSADLEGGYGIEPDQVAETVKRAIAIGAVGCNIEDLSGDTSSPLLDVQLATERIHSARQTANATGIPFTLNARTDAFLTKHPKALDEAIHRANLFRKAGADCLFVPGVYDLETIENLVRSIDGPLNIVMGLGKSELTLSGLQSLGVRRVSIGGSLSRACFHLIREAAFEMIHKGTFDFSEAQYSHKELCDFFASFGEKQK from the coding sequence ATGGCCCTATCACAAATTGAAAAAGGCGAAATATTCCGCCGCTTACACGACCGAGGCACTTTTATCATGCCCAATGCTTGGGACGCGGGAAGCGCCCGTATGTTGGCCGGTTCCGGATTTGCAAGCATTGGAACGACCAGCGCGGGAATCGCTTTTGCGGCGGGTTTACCCGATCATCAGATCTTGGATCGTGATTCGATGCTGGAATATATTCAGAATATCGTATGTTCTTTGGACGTTCCGGTCAGCGCCGACTTGGAAGGGGGATACGGAATCGAACCGGATCAAGTTGCGGAAACCGTAAAAAGGGCCATTGCAATCGGAGCGGTGGGTTGTAATATCGAAGATCTTAGCGGCGACACTTCTTCACCTTTGCTGGACGTTCAACTCGCGACAGAACGCATTCATTCCGCGCGTCAGACTGCGAATGCTACGGGAATTCCGTTCACTCTCAATGCGAGAACCGATGCTTTCTTAACAAAACATCCGAAAGCCTTAGACGAGGCGATTCACCGCGCAAATCTATTTCGCAAAGCGGGCGCCGATTGTCTTTTTGTTCCGGGCGTTTACGATTTGGAAACGATTGAGAACTTAGTCCGTTCGATCGACGGCCCGCTCAATATCGTTATGGGTCTTGGTAAAAGCGAACTTACCCTATCCGGCTTACAGTCCTTAGGCGTAAGGCGAGTCAGCATCGGAGGAAGTCTCTCGCGCGCTTGTTTTCATCTGATTCGCGAGGCGGCGTTTGAAATGATTCATAAGGGTACATTCGATTTTTCGGAAGCGCAATATTCTCACAAAGAGCTTTGCGATTTCTTCGCGTCTTTTGGGGAAAAACAAAAGTGA
- a CDS encoding DKNYY domain-containing protein yields the protein MRILSFTILIVFGCSGGDSFQAARENVSNSANQECVGYKRIEDKVFLYDEEIKNADSKSFECIEHEYAKDKNRIYFGKTPFLKAHPQTFAVLQFGYSKDKNNVYYDYYSGKIISGADPNTFEVLNLDISKDKNFVYHFYKLEEIRILKNADAKSFVKLQNDFYKDKNFGFDAEGKIVYKIENSDQRTPILH from the coding sequence GTGAGAATTTTATCTTTTACTATTTTGATTGTTTTCGGCTGTAGTGGTGGTGATTCGTTTCAAGCCGCACGCGAAAACGTATCAAATTCCGCAAATCAAGAATGCGTCGGATACAAACGGATCGAAGACAAAGTATTTCTTTACGACGAGGAGATCAAAAATGCGGATTCTAAATCTTTTGAATGCATCGAGCACGAATACGCAAAGGATAAAAATCGAATCTACTTCGGTAAAACTCCGTTTTTAAAAGCGCATCCGCAAACGTTTGCCGTTTTGCAATTCGGTTACTCAAAAGATAAGAACAACGTATATTATGATTATTATTCCGGGAAAATAATTTCCGGAGCCGACCCGAACACTTTCGAAGTTTTAAATCTGGATATTTCCAAAGACAAAAATTTCGTGTATCATTTTTACAAACTCGAAGAGATTCGAATTCTCAAAAACGCGGACGCGAAATCGTTCGTAAAACTTCAGAACGATTTTTACAAAGACAAAAATTTCGGATTCGACGCAGAAGGTAAGATCGTGTATAAAATCGAGAACTCGGACCAAAGAACTCCCATTTTACATTGA
- a CDS encoding adhesin OmpL37 family surface protein, with protein sequence MVSRIQTALIAFILISGELLWAVSPDQTNLGILIGENKTNLKFINICVSNLAPILDESASSAPDKTPPNSTKAEAGTTPPASTAGKEELYKKLGSLPSYASLKKANQFDFNGNMWYFQSNYSLSFKNLRGAQGEMKDLYQATHEQYLQNSRVLLEYASPLIVRSNDKIAQHLLRLGFRDLKSSEDHFTTAYNSAPYQFRYKLLLHSEGIKIARRARKFALLAMIASKTPAEDKPEYQFVNLDDIKASAEKENISDYERIRNTLINYIDNDLIQRKIVPPGEAKDKPLDVLEIHDDNYSFITSGRISLMDMSNDEIRTDDMVQKETLPPIPAKTGN encoded by the coding sequence ATGGTTTCCAGAATTCAAACAGCACTGATCGCATTTATTCTTATTTCCGGAGAACTGCTTTGGGCCGTTTCCCCGGATCAGACCAACCTAGGGATTCTGATTGGGGAGAATAAAACCAATCTTAAATTCATCAATATCTGCGTGAGCAATCTGGCTCCGATATTGGACGAAAGCGCGTCTTCCGCTCCGGATAAAACTCCACCTAACAGCACAAAGGCAGAAGCCGGAACGACTCCACCCGCATCGACTGCGGGTAAAGAGGAACTCTATAAAAAACTGGGAAGTCTTCCTTCTTACGCGAGTTTGAAAAAGGCGAACCAATTCGACTTTAACGGAAATATGTGGTATTTTCAGAGCAATTACAGCCTTTCCTTTAAAAACCTGCGCGGCGCTCAGGGAGAAATGAAGGATCTTTATCAGGCGACTCACGAACAATATCTTCAGAATTCAAGAGTTCTTTTGGAATACGCGTCGCCTTTGATCGTAAGAAGCAACGATAAGATCGCACAACATCTTTTGCGTTTGGGATTTCGGGATCTGAAAAGTTCCGAGGATCATTTTACCACCGCGTACAATTCCGCTCCGTATCAATTCCGTTATAAACTTCTGTTGCATAGCGAAGGAATTAAGATCGCAAGAAGGGCGAGAAAGTTCGCGCTTCTCGCGATGATCGCATCCAAAACTCCCGCGGAAGATAAACCGGAATATCAATTCGTAAACTTGGACGATATCAAGGCGTCCGCGGAAAAGGAAAACATTTCCGATTACGAAAGAATCAGAAACACTCTCATCAATTATATCGATAACGATCTGATCCAAAGAAAAATCGTTCCTCCCGGAGAGGCAAAGGACAAACCTTTGGACGTTCTCGAAATCCACGACGACAACTATTCTTTCATCACTTCGGGAAGAATTTCTCTGATGGATATGAGTAACGACGAGATCCGTACGGACGATATGGTTCAAAAGGAAACTCTTCCTCCGATTCCCGCGAAAACCGGAAATTAA
- a CDS encoding SRPBCC family protein, with translation MPDILHRVGVALPSARVFEAISTVEGLSHWWVADTKGSASLNEVIDFGFCNMRVLESHPNIVRWECITGPKEWVGTRVTFELEFKDHQTFVLFRHTDWKEAVEFMYHCSTKWATFLLSLKSYLEKEEGRPHPYDVKICIGD, from the coding sequence ATGCCGGATATACTTCACAGGGTAGGTGTAGCTTTGCCGTCGGCTCGGGTTTTCGAGGCGATTTCGACGGTGGAAGGTCTGAGTCATTGGTGGGTTGCCGATACGAAAGGGAGCGCCTCCCTAAACGAAGTCATCGATTTCGGTTTTTGTAATATGAGAGTTTTGGAATCCCATCCGAATATCGTTCGTTGGGAATGTATCACCGGTCCGAAAGAATGGGTCGGAACCAGAGTCACTTTCGAACTCGAGTTCAAAGATCATCAAACGTTCGTGTTGTTCCGTCATACCGATTGGAAGGAAGCGGTGGAATTTATGTATCACTGTAGCACGAAGTGGGCCACATTTTTATTGAGTTTAAAGTCTTATCTGGAAAAGGAAGAAGGCCGTCCTCATCCCTACGACGTTAAGATCTGCATCGGGGATTAA
- a CDS encoding metalloregulator ArsR/SmtB family transcription factor, translating into MNAFAALADDTRREIVRLVVKNGELTSTEIGQNFKMSLPAISQHLKVLKEAKVLYMKKDAQKRIYSLNETGIHEMEDWLLDIRNLWNKRLDRLEKYLLKMKKERGRDKR; encoded by the coding sequence ATGAACGCTTTTGCCGCGCTTGCGGACGACACAAGAAGGGAAATCGTGAGATTGGTCGTTAAAAACGGAGAATTGACTTCGACCGAGATCGGCCAAAATTTCAAGATGAGCCTTCCCGCCATTTCCCAACACCTAAAAGTTTTAAAGGAAGCGAAGGTTCTTTATATGAAGAAGGACGCGCAAAAACGTATCTATAGCCTAAACGAAACAGGGATTCATGAAATGGAAGATTGGCTTTTGGACATTCGGAATTTATGGAATAAACGTTTGGATCGATTGGAAAAATATCTATTAAAGATGAAGAAGGAGAGAGGCCGTGATAAAAGATAA
- a CDS encoding SRPBCC domain-containing protein, with product MIKDNAETIIQDNKVTYKRYFDVPVDLVFEAWSVPEHLAEWWGPDGFTLTTLSMDFSNDGIWDFIMHGPDGHDYKNKIRFTDIQKPRHIHYKHLGDGEGHEDVNFESRILFEEVGEGHEDVNFESRILFEEVGEGTNLIMEQIFSSKEELERVNQKYGAIEGAKQHIANLAKYLEKIHKI from the coding sequence GTGATAAAAGATAACGCTGAAACGATCATTCAAGACAACAAGGTGACTTATAAAAGATACTTCGACGTTCCGGTCGATCTCGTCTTCGAAGCCTGGTCCGTGCCGGAACATCTTGCCGAATGGTGGGGACCGGACGGATTCACCCTAACGACTCTAAGTATGGATTTTTCAAACGATGGAATCTGGGATTTTATCATGCACGGACCCGACGGGCACGATTACAAAAACAAGATTCGATTTACGGACATCCAAAAACCTCGTCACATCCACTATAAACATCTGGGCGACGGAGAAGGTCACGAGGACGTGAACTTCGAATCCAGAATTCTTTTTGAAGAAGTCGGAGAAGGTCACGAGGACGTGAACTTCGAATCCAGAATTCTTTTTGAAGAAGTCGGAGAAGGAACGAACTTGATTATGGAACAGATCTTCTCGAGCAAAGAGGAACTCGAACGAGTGAATCAGAAATACGGAGCGATCGAAGGCGCTAAACAACACATCGCGAATCTCGCCAAATACTTGGAAAAGATTCATAAAATTTAA
- a CDS encoding LIC11086 family outer membrane transporter — translation MKQNILIFYILLLLFSFAKIEAHHTGMGGSDQASTRFVDPFTGKREKPANYVVFTQDYYKQTNENSNIHTTTFYGEMNLKNGMFALNLSTPYTYYEQKDRSDAARIGKTYIGLKYLPLIDFQKNYFVVLSANVGFPSGPDTDKFTGGNYYSGIPGLTLGYLAGKFSFVGRISGIFPLSRSQPSNLSDNDGIPYWLRTPSSAAPQDAYLLKKTTLFSGYITYLWKPGLSFFTGILYRTPYEGVDLKRTDQGKVPSIFREVSLGFSANVSEKLNFNLSYRYPLYRGDDYRLYDYALTAAVSIEISELDNSNEAETKKETKPDSDSKEDVPKESTDAEKNSKDTADRI, via the coding sequence ATGAAACAGAATATTCTAATTTTCTACATTCTTCTTTTATTGTTTTCTTTCGCAAAAATAGAGGCGCATCACACCGGAATGGGCGGAAGCGACCAAGCTTCCACACGTTTCGTGGATCCGTTTACGGGCAAAAGGGAAAAACCGGCGAACTACGTGGTCTTTACGCAAGACTACTACAAACAAACCAACGAAAACAGCAATATCCATACGACCACATTCTACGGAGAGATGAATCTCAAAAACGGAATGTTCGCGCTCAATCTCAGCACGCCGTATACGTATTACGAACAAAAGGATCGTTCCGACGCCGCGAGAATCGGCAAAACATACATCGGTCTAAAGTATCTTCCTTTGATCGACTTTCAGAAAAATTATTTCGTGGTCCTCAGCGCGAACGTAGGTTTTCCTTCCGGACCCGATACGGATAAGTTCACGGGCGGAAATTATTATTCGGGAATTCCCGGTCTCACGTTAGGCTATCTTGCGGGTAAGTTTAGTTTCGTGGGAAGAATCAGCGGAATATTTCCTTTGTCCAGATCCCAACCTTCCAATCTTTCGGACAACGACGGAATTCCGTATTGGTTACGAACACCCTCTTCTGCCGCACCTCAAGACGCTTATCTTTTGAAAAAGACGACTCTTTTTTCCGGATACATCACGTATCTTTGGAAACCGGGTCTTTCCTTCTTTACGGGAATCTTATACAGAACCCCGTACGAAGGTGTGGATTTAAAAAGAACGGATCAAGGTAAGGTTCCTTCCATCTTTCGGGAAGTGAGTCTCGGATTTTCGGCCAACGTTTCTGAAAAACTCAACTTCAACCTTTCGTATCGTTATCCGTTGTATCGAGGGGACGATTATCGCTTGTATGATTACGCGCTTACGGCGGCGGTTTCGATCGAAATTTCCGAATTAGATAATTCTAATGAAGCAGAAACCAAAAAAGAAACAAAACCGGATTCAGATTCCAAAGAAGACGTTCCAAAAGAATCTACGGATGCGGAAAAAAATTCCAAGGACACGGCCGATCGCATCTGA
- the lsa30 gene encoding laminin/fibronectin-binding adhesin Lsa30, whose product MIRNTAILFRIFVYAISLIFFGTCTFGSVGDSSKEEAKMLQRLLTLYSERPSSFRTYLYYTDDQQDSNIGNFDVISGATTYSLQLQSGSQIVWDGISIRVNPNPVPTVPGQTRTLDVTDPNEHSTQSHTPYTVPLDLPETSPYGQEYGTAKFSDTSLNTITETILTGDVHTSSAPLITGIPSGYLASVKYKINSVNLTFQITAPVAKTVRLQMSSFVLELFPRCRFDIVPEKLGSFPVTWKSNGIFQDQSGTSILNTIAGLTSPVDINPYQNVNLYNLILANLQQQDRVLYQTGCSLF is encoded by the coding sequence ATGATTCGAAACACAGCGATCCTTTTTAGGATTTTTGTTTATGCAATTTCTTTAATCTTCTTCGGAACCTGCACCTTCGGTTCCGTGGGAGATTCCAGCAAGGAAGAAGCGAAGATGTTGCAGAGACTTCTTACTCTTTACAGCGAAAGACCGTCTTCGTTTAGAACCTATCTTTACTATACGGACGATCAACAGGATTCGAATATCGGGAACTTCGACGTGATTTCGGGAGCGACCACTTACAGTCTTCAACTTCAGTCCGGTTCACAGATCGTTTGGGACGGAATTTCGATCCGGGTCAATCCGAATCCAGTTCCCACGGTCCCGGGTCAAACAAGAACGTTAGACGTCACCGATCCCAACGAACATTCGACACAGTCTCATACCCCGTATACTGTCCCTCTGGATCTTCCGGAAACTTCTCCTTACGGACAAGAATACGGAACGGCAAAGTTCAGCGACACGAGTTTGAATACGATCACCGAAACGATTCTTACGGGAGACGTTCACACGTCTTCCGCACCGTTGATTACCGGAATTCCTTCGGGTTATCTCGCTTCGGTAAAGTATAAAATCAACTCGGTCAATCTTACGTTTCAGATCACGGCACCCGTCGCGAAAACGGTAAGACTTCAGATGTCCTCTTTCGTTTTGGAACTTTTTCCGAGATGCAGATTCGATATCGTCCCCGAAAAATTGGGAAGTTTTCCGGTGACTTGGAAATCGAACGGAATCTTTCAGGACCAAAGCGGAACCTCGATCCTAAATACGATCGCGGGTTTGACCAGCCCCGTGGATATCAATCCGTATCAAAACGTGAATCTATACAATCTGATTTTGGCGAACCTTCAACAACAGGACAGGGTTCTGTATCAAACCGGATGCAGTTTATTTTAA
- a CDS encoding MbnH family di-heme enzyme — protein sequence MKRFLHCIYALFLIQCGSGILPFAPFDKKESNQNDALLLLLIPQNTYVWNLPPGFPTPAVPASNPMTQEKVDLGRFLFYDKKLSGNQTQSCGSCHKQANAFTDTLTTSVGSTGDIHPRNAQGIINVAYNVRQTWVNPNLKNLEDQMLVPMFGEHPVELGLANRENDMLDRLRADNRYQTLFQKAFPLGDPFTTSNVVKAIASFERTLISGRSPYDKYQYDGNVAALGNSTQRASILRGAQIFFSEKGECFHCHGGFNLAASSVHVGTITEEITFHNNGLYNIGGTGSYPSGNQGLYEFTASNSDKGKFRAPSIRNIELTAPYMHDGSIDTLENIVEHYNAGGRNITTGPNTGDGRANPNKNPFVFAIGLTAAEKTDLVNFLKSLTDTEFVNDSKHSDPF from the coding sequence ATGAAACGATTTCTTCATTGTATATATGCGCTTTTTCTAATTCAGTGCGGATCGGGAATTCTTCCGTTCGCTCCTTTCGATAAGAAAGAATCCAATCAGAACGACGCACTTTTGCTTTTGCTGATTCCTCAGAACACGTATGTTTGGAATCTGCCTCCCGGCTTTCCGACTCCCGCCGTTCCGGCTTCCAACCCGATGACACAGGAGAAGGTGGATCTTGGAAGATTCTTATTCTATGATAAGAAACTTTCGGGAAACCAAACTCAGTCCTGCGGTTCCTGTCATAAACAAGCGAACGCGTTTACCGATACGTTGACCACGAGCGTCGGTTCTACCGGAGACATTCATCCCAGAAACGCGCAAGGGATCATCAACGTTGCGTATAACGTGCGTCAGACCTGGGTCAATCCGAACTTAAAAAATTTGGAAGACCAGATGCTCGTTCCTATGTTCGGAGAACATCCGGTCGAACTCGGACTTGCCAATCGTGAAAACGATATGCTCGATCGTCTGAGAGCGGACAATCGTTATCAGACCTTGTTTCAAAAAGCGTTTCCGCTCGGAGATCCGTTCACCACGTCTAACGTCGTCAAGGCGATCGCGAGTTTTGAAAGAACCCTGATTTCAGGACGTTCTCCTTACGACAAATATCAATACGACGGAAACGTGGCCGCACTCGGAAACTCCACACAAAGGGCTTCGATCTTAAGAGGGGCTCAGATCTTCTTTTCCGAAAAGGGGGAATGTTTTCACTGTCACGGAGGTTTCAACCTCGCCGCTTCGAGCGTTCACGTGGGAACGATCACGGAAGAAATCACGTTTCACAACAACGGTCTTTACAATATCGGAGGAACCGGAAGTTATCCTTCGGGCAATCAAGGTTTGTATGAGTTTACCGCTTCGAACTCGGATAAGGGAAAATTCCGCGCTCCTTCCATTAGAAATATCGAATTGACCGCTCCGTATATGCACGACGGTTCGATCGATACTCTGGAGAACATAGTGGAACACTACAACGCCGGGGGAAGAAACATCACGACCGGTCCGAACACGGGCGACGGCAGAGCGAACCCGAACAAAAACCCGTTCGTATTTGCGATCGGACTTACCGCGGCCGAAAAAACGGACCTCGTAAATTTCTTAAAAAGTTTAACGGATACGGAATTCGTAAATGATTCGAAACACAGCGATCCTTTTTAG
- a CDS encoding MbnP family copper-binding protein, producing the protein MFKKISVLTLVVSLSFFTVHCPWDKKKDDSDMNNIVALIALAGTPGIQFSAYAGTQKLECGATLKGHASILENLPFIPNAHIAESTTFQLHDLRLFVHDVKLVKSSGEEVALVLNQDGKFNSGNITLLDFENKTGKCDGTPETNNLVSASIPAGTYKGIKFTVGVPENKNHLDADNQTAPMNTTGMFWSWTAGYKFLKLDFETVETGAAGTSVHIGAGDCTGTGSASTCIRSNLIPVTLTPDGGFNPSTQEVKIDVQALLQGIDLTASAGAAMCMSGTSGMMSVGCPTIFPNIGLVLATGVPATPTKTVFTVRPKS; encoded by the coding sequence ATGTTTAAAAAAATATCCGTTCTTACTCTGGTCGTATCACTTTCTTTTTTCACCGTTCATTGTCCTTGGGATAAAAAAAAGGACGATTCCGACATGAACAACATCGTCGCTTTGATCGCTCTCGCGGGCACACCCGGAATTCAGTTTTCCGCTTACGCTGGAACTCAAAAGCTGGAATGTGGGGCCACACTCAAAGGTCATGCGAGCATTCTTGAAAACCTTCCATTCATTCCAAACGCACATATCGCGGAGAGCACAACGTTTCAATTACACGACCTTCGTCTTTTCGTACACGACGTAAAACTCGTCAAGAGTAGCGGAGAAGAAGTCGCGCTTGTTCTCAATCAGGACGGCAAGTTTAATTCCGGGAACATCACTCTTCTCGACTTTGAAAACAAAACCGGTAAATGCGACGGAACTCCGGAAACAAACAACCTCGTAAGCGCTTCGATTCCTGCGGGAACGTATAAGGGAATCAAGTTTACCGTTGGGGTTCCCGAAAACAAAAACCACTTGGACGCGGACAATCAAACCGCTCCGATGAATACTACTGGTATGTTTTGGAGTTGGACCGCGGGTTATAAATTTTTAAAACTCGATTTCGAAACAGTCGAAACCGGAGCCGCAGGAACCTCGGTTCATATCGGCGCGGGAGATTGTACTGGAACCGGATCGGCGAGCACGTGCATACGATCGAATTTAATTCCGGTCACTTTGACTCCGGACGGAGGATTCAATCCTTCCACTCAAGAAGTTAAGATCGATGTGCAAGCTCTTCTGCAAGGAATCGATCTTACCGCGAGCGCGGGCGCGGCTATGTGTATGTCCGGAACGAGCGGTATGATGAGCGTGGGTTGTCCTACGATCTTCCCGAATATCGGTTTGGTTTTAGCGACCGGCGTTCCTGCAACTCCGACAAAGACCGTTTTTACGGTAAGACCTAAGAGTTAA
- a CDS encoding LIC_11090 family protein, with the protein MKFFLSSFLSVSILFQALVFSSGLFGCVLAEKAKICECNHGSKKQKHSNEEDKRFSKKSRSGEEVHSSNALPNCHSAKSGETHACACKKTENKVSKLSAFYSALFSPVQLSALNHETDVIHIISLEYSDSGIHFSLSLLKPPRFS; encoded by the coding sequence ATGAAATTCTTCCTTTCGTCTTTTCTCTCAGTTTCCATCCTATTCCAAGCCTTAGTTTTTTCGAGCGGTCTTTTCGGTTGTGTTCTCGCGGAAAAAGCGAAAATCTGCGAATGCAACCACGGAAGTAAAAAACAAAAACATTCGAATGAAGAAGACAAACGTTTCTCCAAAAAATCCCGCTCCGGCGAGGAAGTTCACTCTTCCAACGCGCTTCCGAATTGTCATTCCGCAAAATCCGGCGAAACTCACGCGTGCGCCTGCAAAAAAACCGAAAACAAAGTTTCTAAACTCAGCGCTTTTTATTCGGCCTTGTTTTCTCCGGTTCAACTTTCCGCTTTAAACCACGAAACCGACGTAATTCACATTATCAGTTTAGAATATTCCGATTCTGGAATCCATTTTTCCCTTTCACTTTTAAAACCCCCTCGATTCTCCTAA